From Spartinivicinus ruber, the proteins below share one genomic window:
- the gap gene encoding type I glyceraldehyde-3-phosphate dehydrogenase, whose protein sequence is MTIRVAINGYGRIGRNILRALYENGYRDQIQVVAINDLGDAEINAHLTRFDSVHGRFAGEVKTEGNNLLVNGDVIRISSERDPAKLDWGSLNIDVVYECTGLFTSREKAAAHLQAGAKKVIISAPGKEVDATVVYGVNHDVLRQSHQIISNASCTTNCLAPIAKALNDTIGIESGLMTTIHAYTNDQNLSDVYHPDMYRARSATQSMIPTKTGAAAAVGLVLPELNGKLDGQAVRVPTINVSLVDLNFVAKRATSVDEINSIMKAASEASSILDYNDIKLVSIDFNHSVASSTFDASQTRVNGQLVKVMAWYDNEWAFSNRMLDNTLALINAPA, encoded by the coding sequence ATGACCATTCGGGTTGCCATTAATGGTTATGGTCGTATCGGTCGCAACATTTTGCGTGCGTTGTACGAAAACGGTTATCGAGATCAAATCCAAGTCGTTGCTATTAATGACTTGGGCGATGCTGAAATTAATGCCCACCTAACACGTTTCGACAGTGTCCACGGACGTTTTGCTGGAGAAGTAAAAACCGAAGGCAATAACTTATTGGTCAATGGCGATGTTATTCGTATCAGCTCAGAGCGCGATCCAGCCAAACTGGACTGGGGATCACTCAATATTGATGTGGTTTACGAGTGTACTGGCCTTTTCACCAGCAGAGAAAAAGCCGCTGCTCATTTACAAGCCGGCGCAAAGAAAGTGATTATTTCAGCGCCAGGTAAAGAAGTAGATGCCACCGTAGTGTATGGTGTTAACCATGATGTGCTTCGTCAGTCACACCAAATTATCTCCAATGCTTCTTGTACTACCAACTGTTTAGCCCCCATCGCTAAAGCGCTGAATGATACGATTGGCATCGAGTCTGGCTTGATGACGACTATTCATGCCTACACTAATGACCAAAATTTATCAGATGTTTATCACCCAGACATGTATCGGGCTCGTTCAGCTACTCAATCCATGATTCCAACTAAAACTGGTGCAGCTGCAGCAGTTGGCTTGGTGCTGCCAGAGCTTAACGGCAAACTAGATGGACAAGCGGTTCGCGTACCAACCATAAACGTCTCATTGGTCGACTTAAACTTTGTTGCCAAGCGCGCTACCTCCGTTGATGAAATCAACAGCATTATGAAAGCAGCCAGTGAAGCTTCTTCTATCCTGGATTATAACGATATTAAGCTAGTGTCTATTGACTTTAACCACAGCGTTGCTTCTTCCACCTTTGATGCATCTCAAACACGAGTAAATGGTCAGCTGGTGAAAGTAATGGCTTGGTACGATAACGAATGGGCTTTCTCAAACAGAATGCTCGATAACACGCTAGCTTTAATTAATGCACCTGCATAA